The following proteins come from a genomic window of Populus alba chromosome 12, ASM523922v2, whole genome shotgun sequence:
- the LOC118037795 gene encoding uncharacterized calcium-binding protein At1g02270 has protein sequence MRKERRSRRISRIGSYAISSSMSMRDHRQQPCITCTTFNILAPIYKRLNINNDKDQNSRESDYRAYWLVRNQRILDSLLRERSSIICLQEFWLGNEELVNMYEKRLGDAGYLNFKLARTNNRGDGLLIAVRKDYFRVINHRELLFNDCGDRVAQLLHVELAAPCSPCRNNDTRQEILIVNTHLLFPHDSSLSLVRLNQVYKILQYVESYQKENKLSPTPIMLCGDWNGSKRGHVYKFLRSQGFVSSYDTAHQYTDADAHKWVSHLNHRGNICGVDFIWLLNPNRYRKLLKTSWGEAVFGMFKYLLRRASLTEEDAFVFLKADSDSDCITYSGFCEALQQLNLTGHCYGLSDEETKDLWVQADIDGNGVLDYKEFQQRIWNPTWSEQKDDEIQDDNLKGREEQTIGFSVENAVLFPPEVEKGMWPENYSLSDHARLTVVFSPIRMPCSQLKANQDFRTE, from the exons atgagaaAGGAAAGGAGATCAAGAAGGATATCAAGAATAGGGAGTTATGCAATATCATCATCAATGTCAATGAGAGATCATCGGCAACAACCTTGTATAACTTGTACAACGTTTAACATTCTTGCACCTATCTATAAACGTCttaacattaacaatgataAGGATCAGAATTCACGTGAAAGTGATTACAGGGCCTATTGGCTTGTCAGAAACCAGAGGATTTTGGATTCCTTGTTGCGTGAAAGATCTTCCATAATTTGTCTTCag GAATTTTGGTTGGGAAATGAAGAGTTGGTCAACATGTATGAGAAGAGATTAGGTGATGCAGGCTATCTCAATTTCAAGCTTGCACGAACCAACAACCGTGGTGATG GCCTACTGATCGCTGTGCGCAAGGACTATTTCAGAGTTATTAACCATAGGGAATTGTTGTTCAATGACTGCGGGGATCGAGTAGCTCAGTTGTTACATGTTGAATTAGCTGCCCCTTGTTCACCATGCCGGAACAATGACACTCGCCAAGAAATTCTCATTGTCAATACCCACTTGTTATTTCCTCATGATTCAAGTTTGTCTCTTGTGAGATTGAATCAG GTCTACAAAATCCTGCAGTATGTGGAATCTTACCAGAAAGAAAACAAGCTTAGCCCAACGCCTATTATGCTTTGCGG TGACTGGAATGGGAGCAAACGGGGGCATGTTTACAAGTTCCTCAGGTCACAGGGCTTTGTATCATCATATGATACTGCTCATCAGTACACTGATGCAGATGCTCACAAG TGGGTTAGCCACCTTAATCATCGTGGAAATATTTGTGGCGTGGATTTTATATGGCTTCTTAATCCCAATAGATACCGCAAGCTACTAAAAACAAGTTGGGGTGAAGCAGTATTTGGCATGTTCAAG TATCTGCTACGGAGAGCTTCCCTGACAGAAGAAGATGCCTTTGTCTTTCTAAAGGCTGATAGTGATAGTGACTGCATTACTTACTCAGGCTTCTGTGAAGCTCTTCAACAG CTTAATTTAACCGGCCACTGTTATGGACTCAGCGACGAAGAAACAAAGGATTTGTGGGTGCAGGCAGACATTGATGGGAATGGTGTTCTTGATTATAAAGAATTTCAG CAGCGAATTTGGAATCCTACATGGTCAGAgcagaaagatgatgaaatccAAGACGATAATCTTAAAGGTAGAGAAGAGCAAACAATTGGTTTCAGTGTGGAGAATGCTGTTCTCTTCCCTCCTGAAGTAGAGAAAGGAATGTGGCCTGAGAACTACTCTCTTTCAGATCATGCCCGACTAACGGTGGTGTTCTCACCAATAAGAATGCCATGCTCACAATTGAAAGCAAACCAAGATTTTAGAACAGAATGA